The following coding sequences are from one Patescibacteria group bacterium window:
- a CDS encoding ElyC/SanA/YdcF family protein: MTKRVLTREVLLEEFVAVENQALTEEEFDLLSDTVKAAMVLSAPPKPLQEVGSKQRVLEKTEENIVRVEWTVWLLHQLLKSYLRKAGKPNRQITAKVIQEEGYLLILNGETEQLPMMVEVTLQTGWPATNIILLDCGKRGAANTKTQFEAFNKIPYMFNGAHDLRQIIDHWRILVVTTWYHVPRVRRTAAAARKHAQYKLPVIGVPRKVCSFPTAEKVEGEIERILTYAEKDDIRPFPRKQEFTSKTKHCHH, translated from the coding sequence TTGACAAAACGAGTGTTGACGCGGGAAGTGCTGCTAGAGGAATTTGTAGCTGTGGAAAACCAAGCGCTTACGGAAGAAGAATTTGATCTTCTCTCTGATACAGTTAAAGCTGCGATGGTGCTTTCTGCTCCGCCAAAGCCACTGCAGGAAGTCGGATCAAAGCAACGAGTGCTAGAAAAGACGGAGGAAAATATCGTCCGAGTTGAATGGACAGTTTGGCTCCTCCATCAACTCCTAAAGTCTTACCTGCGTAAAGCGGGCAAACCAAATCGGCAAATAACTGCCAAAGTGATTCAAGAAGAGGGTTACCTACTCATTCTCAACGGTGAGACCGAGCAGCTGCCAATGATGGTTGAAGTGACACTTCAGACCGGTTGGCCAGCAACGAATATTATTCTCCTTGACTGTGGGAAGCGCGGGGCTGCCAACACCAAAACGCAATTTGAAGCTTTCAACAAAATCCCGTATATGTTCAACGGTGCCCATGATTTACGACAAATAATTGACCATTGGCGCATCCTGGTTGTCACAACCTGGTACCATGTCCCGCGCGTGCGGCGGACTGCGGCGGCGGCGAGGAAACATGCTCAGTACAAGCTCCCGGTTATCGGTGTTCCACGGAAGGTTTGTTCATTCCCAACTGCAGAAAAGGTAGAGGGTGAAATCGAACGCATCCTCACCTATGCAGAAAAGGATGATATCCGACCATTCCCACGAAAGCAGGAATTCACATCAAAAACTAAGCACTGTCACCATTAA
- a CDS encoding NUDIX domain-containing protein: METATIPMRWGFPIVTATNVYEVLQTLGIQQKLVTNIQPLETLNPEELLPNQRKQLAYAPKIEVVTLDGGSDLWCRTRAKNWACTFILLRAPEESYVLLTGEFKHGFEQVSLTPPAGIPEKGESMADCALRETQQETGVQLTSVTPLSSPNGLGLSGRKSTERFFPFLGTPAYGPNDEPIITSMHLDSNEQLQPVLMPLAEYWIFLANSYDNEAGGRDTGYAALRELGLLTFTG, translated from the coding sequence GTGGAAACAGCTACAATCCCAATGCGGTGGGGCTTCCCCATCGTCACTGCCACGAACGTTTACGAGGTGCTGCAAACCCTTGGCATTCAGCAGAAGCTGGTTACCAATATCCAGCCCCTAGAAACGCTCAATCCCGAGGAACTACTGCCGAACCAGCGCAAGCAACTTGCCTACGCACCAAAAATCGAGGTGGTCACGCTGGATGGAGGTTCTGACCTTTGGTGCCGAACCAGAGCGAAGAACTGGGCGTGTACGTTTATTCTCTTACGCGCGCCCGAGGAATCCTACGTGCTCCTCACCGGCGAATTCAAACACGGTTTCGAGCAGGTGTCCCTCACCCCACCCGCGGGCATACCAGAGAAAGGCGAGTCTATGGCAGACTGTGCCTTGCGGGAAACCCAACAGGAAACCGGCGTGCAACTCACGTCTGTTACTCCCCTCTCCAGCCCGAATGGTTTGGGTCTGAGTGGTCGAAAAAGTACCGAACGTTTCTTCCCCTTCCTTGGCACCCCCGCGTACGGTCCTAACGACGAGCCAATCATTACCTCCATGCATTTGGATAGCAATGAACAGCTGCAGCCTGTGCTGATGCCGCTCGCTGAGTACTGGATCTTTCTCGCGAATTCGTACGATAACGAAGCAGGTGGCCGGGATACTGGCTACGCTGCGCTCCGGGAACTGGGTCTTCTGACCTTCACCGGATAG
- a CDS encoding DUF1003 domain-containing protein translates to MPKHPKKVFEEKMTVGDRIAAIIARFTGNMAFVWWHAFLFVLWIGLNIAAGELAWDPYPFNFLTMVVSLEAIFLSTFVLIAQNRESRKNEIREQLDYEVNVKAEKEIQEIKKLLQLLSRTKRK, encoded by the coding sequence ATGCCCAAACACCCAAAGAAAGTCTTTGAAGAAAAAATGACCGTTGGTGACCGGATTGCCGCAATCATTGCGCGGTTTACCGGTAACATGGCCTTCGTCTGGTGGCATGCGTTTTTGTTCGTCCTGTGGATTGGGTTGAACATTGCAGCAGGTGAGCTGGCTTGGGATCCGTACCCATTTAACTTTCTCACCATGGTGGTTTCGTTGGAAGCAATTTTCCTCTCCACCTTTGTTTTGATTGCGCAAAACCGAGAATCACGGAAAAATGAAATTCGGGAACAGCTGGACTACGAAGTGAACGTCAAAGCGGAAAAAGAAATCCAAGAAATAAAAAAATTACTGCAACTACTCAGCCGTACCAAGCGCAAGTAA